In Antechinus flavipes isolate AdamAnt ecotype Samford, QLD, Australia chromosome 6, AdamAnt_v2, whole genome shotgun sequence, the sequence GACTTTCCTAGTGTGGCCTTTACTTATTTActaccatatcaatcaaactaccaaagttTATTTCCTACACTGGTAATATCACAGAATAAATaaagtattctcttcactgaaTTATATTGGTTGGTCTAATCACgatcaattaacatttatccaGTTACTTAGATCTTTCTGTATTTGTGGATAGAGTTTCCTAAGACTCTCAAATGTTTTGTACTGTTTATAATGTTAGTACCAGAAATTTGTCTTTCTCGGGCTTCCTACATCATTTGTtgataaacaaacagaaaagttaatgatttgtatggatttatCTCCTATCCTGATATTTTGCTCAAATGACTCATTGTTTCAACTTGTTTTTTAAGATGACTTTTTAGAGTTtcctaggaaaaaaatcacatcatctacaaaaagtgatAAACATATTTTGCCCTCTTCTTGATCCTCAGGAAGACCTTGATTTGTTAAACTTAACTCATTGACACAGGGATGGGAAATCGTATGAGCCTGCTTCTGAAAGTAAAACAATTAAGTTTTTCCCAGGCAAATGGGAACGGAGAAATTTCAGGCctagaaaagagaatttagaactggagAAAGCAGGAGTTCATGGCAAGACATATCTTCCACTTGGTCTGGGAGTAAGATGACACTCATTTCCTGTCAAGAAGCACAAGAGACTGAGTTGCAACATTTCTAAACATGTAGAAGACAAAGGACTTATAGGTTTGTGGCATATTTGTGAATGAGAGGAGAGCAGATCCAGTAGCTCTGAGAATGTCTCGAGTGCCAGGTTGAGGAAATTAAATTCAGACACAGTTTCTAGAAGTATTGTCTAGAAATCAGTGCttgaatttttgtgcttcctttctccagattttcacttctcttttatattatttctggAAGAGCAGTGACCTGTAAATATCACTATTATCAACCTGGGGAATCTCCTATTACTTTTGAAtggaatattcattttaaaaaagaaagaccagAGATCTGGGCAGgggaatttttgtaaatttttttattgaagaaaaattagTGAATTTACATAAAATACCACATCCTATTCCCTATTGTTGGTAGTTGTAGTGGtgttatgttttttttaagagcaaGTCACAGAATTTCAGCCATCAATTTTCCTTAGAAGTATCTAAACCCAGATATATATTCAaaaatctcagaaaaacaaaaggggTGATAGTTTGTAATAATAGGTGattcaatgaataaataatatgacCACTAAAATATTCCAGTTGAAGGCCatttcttgaagaaagaaaagactatTATTACTTCTGCATTATTAtagtctcatttttattattccatgGCAATCAACTACTTATATGCCCAAGCTATTGTTACAAGATATATTTGATGGAAATAATAAGGCTTTGGAACAGATTTCTAGATCCAATGATCACTCTACAATTCATTAATTAATGGAAAAGTGATTGGCTAAATAATTTCAAGTCTATATTCACTGGTTAGAAACCATTCAACTCAGCAAATTAATTACCATTTTCTCATAAATCTTCTATAAATCTGATATGTTCAATtcactcaaaaatatttattaacgaTATAATTCAAGCAAACTGGGGGGAAATTAAAGTTCTAATTTTCCAAGCAACACATCAATGATTCAGAAAGCTGGATGGACTTATTAAAGTTGAGGCTTGGAAACCAAACAGTTATTTACCTGAATTCCACAATTATTTTCCACCAATATTGAAAAATGTCATTCACATATGGTTTGCTATCTGTAAACTAATTCAAAATAACAAGTGATCCCATTCTACCTTTATTCTTAAATCAGGCAATTGAATATTTGCAAAAGgctattatattgaaataaaaaccaAAGGTGAATAtcagagaaaacagaggcaaatgaATGAGAAGCCTTTAACGTTTTATTATGACTTCGGATCAAAGGAGCTCCTTGACTATGATTTGCAAGCTTGAGAAGACCTGGCTTCTCAGGAAGtaactttctttttaagtatCCCCAGAGTATTTTGTTCTGATCTTAGAAGGATCACAAAGCACTTAGGAGCAAAGATGCAAACGAGAATCCCAGCACTGGAGGTCAAGATGGCAAAGACTTCCAAGGCCACAATGGCCTTGCCCTTGGAGCTCTGGTACGAGGGCAGGAAGGAGATCCAGACGCTGCAGAACACAAGCATGCTGAAGGTCAGGAACTTGGCTTCGTTGAAAGTATCTGGCAGGTTCCTGGCCAGGAAAGCCATAGTGAAGCTTGCCAAGGCCAGCAAGGCCATGTAGCCCAGGACACAGTAGAAGATGAGGAGGGAGCCCTCGTTGCACTGGATGATAATGGAGCCAGGTTCAGAGTGGATGTCCATCTCCAGGAAGGGAGGGTATGTCCCAAGCCAGATGCCACAGAGACACATTTGGATGAGGGTGCAGGTGAAAATGAGAGAGTAAGATGCAGTGGATCCCAGGAACCTCCTGAGCCTGTTCCCTGGTTTGGTGGCCCTGAAGGCCAGAACCACAGTGATGGTTTTAGCCAAAATGGAGGAAACGGCCACTGTGAAGACAATTGCAAATGTGGTTTGGCGCAGCAGGCAGGTGGCTGTGGTAGGATGGCCGATGAAGAGCAAGGAGCAGAGGAAGCAGAGGCTGAGGGAGACCAGCAGAGTGTAGCTGAGACTGCGGTTATTGGCTTTGACTATGGGGGTGTCTCTGTGCTTCACAAAGACTCCCAGGACCAGCACAGTGAAGAGGGAGAAGCAGATGGCTACACAGGCCAGCGTCATTCCCAGAGGTTCCTCATAGGCCAGGTAAGTCACAGTCCTGGGGAGGCAATGATCTCTTTCCCTATTTGGGTATTGATCTTCAGGACACTGCAGGCACTTCTCTGCATctgtgaacaacaataaaatcatgCTATATCCCAGACTGATCAGTTTTTTGTCCCCTATAAAGCACAGTGTTATTCATTTCATATAGAGCTCCATCTCATTTTTGGACTCCTTCTAAATAAGAAGGATAAATGTTCTAAAggctgaataaaataaagatacattTCAGTTCGTTTGTTTCTTCACATATGGATAAAATAAtgtattgaaattatttatttcatatcataGATTTGctaaacaaaaattcaaactccCTGCAATATGTTTCAATTTGAAACCGCTTACAATGAGTCCAAAAGGGTCCTTTTATACATAATCCAATACTTTAAGAACAGAAATGAAACATGGAAACCATAGAGGAAGGCCAAGAGTTGGTTTTTAAAAGTTaggttaaaaagattttttattgtGTTTCTCTAAATGTAAGGTTATAactacaagccattctccaagtggcACATGGtccaagaatatgaacaattttcagaagaagaaattaaaaccatttttagtcatacaaaaaatgctctaagtcactattgattagagaaatccaaattaagacaactctgcagTGCCACTTCACACCTCACAGGTTGGCTAAAATAGtaggaaaagttaatgaaaaatggtggagggaaagtgggaaaacgaggacactaatatatttttggtggtgcaaattgatccaaccactctggagagcaatttggaactatgaggTAAAAGCTATCAAAACTGTACATCCAGCAGTGGATCTACTgtgtctatatcctaaagagatcataaaaaagagaaaaccacctacatgtataaaaatattttaactgttctttttgtagtggcaaggaactggaatgagggtggatgcccaacagttggagagtagctaaataaattatgatatataaatataatggaatattatagttttataagaaatgatcaacagactgatttcagaaaggcctggagagatttccatgacctgatgcaaagtgaagtgggtagaatcaagagaacactgcacCCTGAAACAGAtactatgtaatgatcaactgtggtaggcttggctcttttcatcaatgagacttgtgatggagacagccatctacattcagagagaggattatggggaatgaatgtggatcacaacatagtatttccaccattttttgtcattatttctttccttggtttttttttcttattttttccctgttggtctgattttcttgtgaagcataataaacatggaaatatgttgagaagaaatgcacatgtttaaactgcattgaattacttgctgtctagggaaaaagagagatgaaagagggagaaaaattgagaacacaaggtattttttttcacaaggatgaatatttaaaattatctttgtatgcaTTTTGACAAGTGATAAGCTACTattaaacaaaagaaagccttcataataaatactacacattatgttatgttctgaaaaacaattgtaattggaaaaaagaaatcctaATTGAAATAAGCTGAGAAATAGTCTATTTTGGGGGCTTGACCATAATGATgtaagtaaaatgagaataaaaatcgAATTCCAAAGGACTGACATAAAGAGTAAGTGTTATGtaaacaaaatagaagatttaataaatggagaaagataagctaccaaaaaaatccccaaagctTTAGCTttcaaagataatattttattgatcaatATCAAGTACAAAACAAATCAGAATGAGGTCTCGTCAGCTTTGACACTGAGATAGGTTTGAGGATGatcaatttttattcaattttttgtgAGCCAAGTTTCCTTGAGTTGGGACTCCATCCTCCAGAAAACAAATCTTTCAAATAATCTCCTTTGAGAACTCTGATCAATCTTATGCCAAGGAATATTTTCATGAAGATTAAATCGACAGAACAGACTTCTGCTCTTAAAGCAAATGCATCTGTGCTTAGAAAGTTTttataattaagatttttttcctattaatttttccCTTCAGAGAGAGGAAGTTTAGAACTAAGTTTTAGATTAAGTTTTCCTGCCAGAATGGGGAAGATTACAATTAGGCTATAAGGTCAGGGAAATATTAAGGATTGCCATGGGAGTAAAATCCTGATGGATTCTGCTTTCACAGATTTTGGGTATCATGAACCAGTGGATGCTTCTAATTACAAGAATGTTCACAAAGCACATTGAATGAAAAGGACTGAATAAATGCAATGCTATTTCAACtcagaaattattattttgcGAAATACAAAGCACACCAgtttaaaattaacaaattaaaatgtCTATTACTTTGGGagcaggatagtttatctttagGAACCCACCTTTCTGGTTGGAAATTGTCCCTTCAGGACATGGATTGCAAGCATAGCAACACCTGGCCTGTCTTTCAAGAGCTGTCTTTTGGAATCCAGGGCCACACTTCAGATTGCATCTAGAAATTGGAGTCTATATTTTcagcagagaaagggagaaaatgtggTTGAAAAAACAACTGGTGAAAGATGGAtgaattgaggaaattaagatttcAAAGTTCTCTTATAGAAGACAGGTAGAATACAGTATTTGCAATTCTGCAGGACAAGAATGATGTAATTCTCAATGGAAAACTTGGATCTTCATCTTCCACTTCAGATCCTCTTATCCCCAATGAATTCACACAAATTAACCAGTAGATACAATCAAGCTCTTTGATATTTGTTAATTGTAATATCTAGTTGGCTTAGTTTTTCCCAAGTACCATTTTAACTCTAAACTTCATTCCATTTTAGAATTGGAATGCTGAAAAGTCTTTGATCACACAAGAGGAAATATATTGTATTAATTTCCAACCCCTgaaatttttgggttttttgtgttTCCAGAATGTTCCAGGgaattataattttagagaatatGTACTAAAATAAACTAATTGCACTGTTCAGCTTGATTGAATCAAGGAATCAGGTGATTTTACAGGCTAATCTTATTCACAGGCTGATATTTGAAGTCTCTTCTTGGAATTCTTGTAAAGGGTAGGATGGAATTTATCCAGTTATACACAGatgaaattatatagaaataaatgtttgatatcaGCAGAGGCTATAGCTGCAACATCCATATTAAAAATTTCTAAAGCCATtgtgtctttaaaatgaaaggcagCTTTGTACAATTGTACCCAACTCAAACACAAATTCAGATTAAAATATTTGCCTATACAAATACAGATATTAAGTAATTTTCTGTAAATAAATCCCTTTGGGGGATAATTTTTCTCTATGTTGTaccctattattatttttcaaacttaCTCACTTACTGTGGGATATATCAAGATTCTCTTAGTATGAACAATTCAGATTATTATTTAACTTAGCTGGAAAGAATGTGCAAGTGGgactgaaaaaacaaaatcatagaaCTCTTTTGatcaaagcaaaaaaagaagagtagGTGGATATTAGTATCCTATCACAGACATTTCCAGTATCTGTAAGAAACATCCTGGTACCAATGAAGAAACAACCAATGTCCAGGAAGCTAAAGAGAAACACTGATAAAGTTCATACTCATTGGCCCTTTACCTGATGGAAATCTTCTGGCCAATCTATGTCTTCTTCCTTAATGGTGAATCTCTGGGCAAGAGGATACACTTCACCCACTTTGACCAGCGTCTCTATCTGGCCAGGGAAGGATTTATAATTCAGTATATCATATGTCTCTGCAGCTGGCTGGACTCCATCCTGACATGGCTCATCACTGGCATTATTGACAGAATTGATGGATTTCAGAAAGTGGTGGAGCTGAAGGCAAGGACAGGTGGTTGTTAGTCTTTGGGGAAAGAAGGATTCTTGCCCATGTCCCAAGACTGACAATCAATGGAAAACAGGCTCTGAATTTGGAGCTTCCAAAAGTTGTCATTCTCCTTCTTCAGCTTCTCTTAAGAGTTctgaactctttttttcctttctccttgaaaactaagaacaaatgaaaaataacaaagccGGTAACCAATTGTTTTCTACAGACATTAAACTTACTTCAAAACTATATCATCTTACTTCAAAAGATATATAATCATCAGGCAGTTCCAATACTCTTGTGGCGAAAGCCATCTGCAGGCAAAGAGAGGACTgagggactgagtgtagatcacaacatagttcatcttttcaattttttttttgcttacattttttttactttttgatctgatttttctgggacatcataattgtgaaaatatgtatagaagaatttcagatgtttaacatatgttggattacttgctgtctaggggagggagtcaggaaaaaaatatttggaagacaAGCTTTTGGAAGGGTGAATTTTTACtactacctatgcatatgttttgaaaccaaaaagcttaaaaaatgaaaaatgtaaaaaacaaaatgaatgcaaaaatatCATCTTCCATTCAGCAAATCAATAATTCCTTACAAATATCTATGATTATCttacattccaagttctttgtTTACAAAAAAGCTGGTCACAGAGAACTCAGGACATCTGACAAGTAAAATCTTACTATTTCTTTATTAATAGATTTTGAGACTACCCCCccaatggaaattttttttataacttttttattgacagagcccatgcctgggtaatttttttacaatgttatcccttgcactcacttctgttctgacttttcccctccctcccttcacgccctcccccagatggcaagcagtcctatacaagttaaatatatcacaatgtatcctagacacaatatatgtgttcagaaccgaacagttctcttgttgcacaggaagaattggattcagaaggtaaaaataacctgggaaaaaaaacaaaaatgcaagcactttacattcatttcccagtgtcctttctttgggtgtagctgcttctgtccatccttgatcaattgaaactgagttagatctcttgaagaaatccacgtccatcagaatacatcttcatacagtatcattgttgaggtatataatgatctcctggttctgctcatttcacttagcatcagttcatgtaagtctcaccagtcttctctgtattcctcctgctggtcatttcttacagaacaataatattctataacattcatataccacagtttactcaaccattttccacatgttgggcatccattcattttccagtttctaatcactacaaacagggcttccacaaacattttgacacatacaggtccctttcccttctttagtatctctttgggatataagcacagtagaaagactgctggatcaaagggtatgcacagttcgataactttttgagcatagttccaaattgctctccagaatggctggatgtattcacaattccactaacaatgtatcagtgtccttcaAACTGAGATTTTTTAttgaacttttttattgatagaatttaACACATGTCCAAatacatagtgggtgcttaagaAATGCGTAATTATAAACTGATATTTAGGGAAAATTTGATTCCTTGTATAaaactgtcttttatttttaaaaatgtccaatataacattgttggtggagaataatttggaactatgttcaacaagttatcaaactgtgcacaccctttgacccgaTAGgctttctactaggcttatatcccaaagagatttgaaagggacccacatatgcaaaaatgtttgtggaagccctttttgtagtagcaagaaactggaaactgattagatgcccatcagctggagaacggctgaataagtatATGAAGTTCttaagtatatgaatgttatggaatattattgttctgtaagaagtgaccaacaggatgatttcagaaaggcctggagagacttacatgaactgatgctaaatgaaataagcagaacaataACACGGAAACAAGACTGTATAATGACCAATTCTAATGGTcttggctctattcaacaatgagatgattcaaaccagttgctATAAAGGGTAGAACtatggagaaatatacttgaaaaaaagtattaactcagtggaattggcAAGACAATGGTAATctaaaagaacactgggaaatgaatataaactgcttgcatttttgtttttcttcccggattatttataccttctgaattcaattctccctgtgcaacaagaaaactgttcggttctgcacacatatattgtatctaggatatactgtaacatatcaacatgtaaaggattgcttgccatctgggggaggggtggagggagggaggggaaaaatcggaacagaagtgaatgcaaggaataatgctgtaaaaaattacctggcatgcgttctatcaataaaaagttattataaagttggggaaaaaaagacaatggttatctagtttagcatggtgcttaatagttctctagttcaatacatgtacttaATACGTAATATAGTTGAaaaagattgacacctattctacaagattgacacctaggataacataattataatagagtatgtAAGAACCAACAAGAACTGTAGGAGAgaaacattccatctttgatcaggcttCTGGAGGCTCTACTTCATTTCTCCCCTGAAAACAAGTCCcatctgaaggccctccagaaagcttgCCAGGCCCTAAGTGAAGGAGAAATCCTGGGAAGGAGTCAATAAAGAGTTtgggactttatccctggctattctcatggttattactctgctgaaacaaaggctggccCCAACACTTCCCGAAatctaaccagaacattacaagtaccaattgtttagtgatggagagagacatctacacccagagagaatatTGTATAGACCACAGTATTGCATTCTCAcactttctgtttttgtttgcttgtattttgttttctttctcaggtctttttccttcttgatccaatttttcttgtgcagcaagataactgtatatatatatatatatatatatatatatatatatatatatatatatatatacacatatgatatatatcatatatataatcatatatatatatatatgatttaacatatattttaacacatttaacatgtattagattacttgccatctaggagatgtGGTGGGTGGAAGGAGGACAAaatctggaacagaaggttttgcaagggtcagtattaaataattacccatgtatatgtattgcaataaaaagctttaataaaaatgaggaaaaagggaaataataaaattgcCCAATATAAATCTCAGAAGTGAATATAATAAGCTCAATTTAGGAATAAAGCAGAATTTGCTATTCACAGTGATGGAATTCAAggttaaaataaaagcaaaaacaaatgataaagaaaCTAAATCTTTGGCAAAATCATTcctgaaaaaaataggaaggggaATAAACTTCAAGGGAACACATTAtgagtgaaattttaaaatgacaaagtgtaagaaaatgaaataataattcaatCTGAGGAAGATTTGAAATAGAGTTTTCAGTAATTGCTAGAAATTTATTTGATACATTCAGGTTGTGGTTTTCATTGGTGAAtggaaaatattcaagaaaatttcccagagaattacaaaatatagaatgagaaggttgaaaaacagaaatttaatctacattgtCACTGAGAAATTTAATAGTAAGACCtaattattttagggaaaagaaaaataacctaaTTGGATAGAATTCATAGTACACATTTGTTGGTCAGTCATTGAATcctgtcctactcttcatgacctcatagACAGTAGCCTACATTGCCCTGCTATACTCTACTATATCTCAAAGGCTGTTCAAGTTAATATTAATCGTTTGCATGACACTATCTATCAACCTCAAACAGTACCATTCTTTGTTCCCTTTATTTTCAATCGTTTCCAACAACAGGGTCTTTGCCAATGGGTCCCATCTTCATATTATGTGGCCAAAGGTTTGAGCTTCTGCTTCAGGATTTGGACTTCTGGTGGACAGTGGGGATTAATTTAACTATTGACTGATTCGACCCTGGTCTACCAAGAGTCTTTCTAAAGTCTTGTCCagcaccactattattcaataaaatCAGTTCTGTAGCAGCTATCTTTCCTTAAGTCCAAATCTCACagatataaatttttcttgaaaacaCATATAAGAGAGAGGGCCAGagcgagagtgagagagagagagagagagagaaagagagagaaaggaaagttttAATTACACAAACCTTTGTTAGCAAAGTTTAATTCTAGTAAACATCATATATATTACTGTGGGAAAGAATCActtagaagaaatggagtaatcactataataaataaaaatgtatgaaaAGCAGTACTCGGCTATTGAATCAAAAATAACAGGATGATATCTCTTGGAATCCAAGGAAAACTGTTCACCATTACCATACAAACATATGTTTTAACCATTGGTGGGAAAAAGGccagtttgtcatttttttgaaGACCTCTAATGTGTTCTACAAATAACTCCTATACATACAAAACATGTCAAATttgtcaaaggaaatgaaaagattaatGTAATTAAGCAAAATAGAATTAGAATAGCAGGCAGATTTGGGTTTTTactatgaaatggaaaagatctgcatAAAAGAAAACCAATGTCTTCAAATTTCATTAAGTATGAAatgcaaataaattataaaaaaggaaattggggggatgtccatcaattgggaaatagatgaataaattttggtatatgtttttcatggaatattattattctatgggaaatgacgagcaggatgctctcagaaaaaatgttggaaaatcctccatggactcaagcaaagtgaaatgtactatatacaaagtaatatcaaTGTTCTGTGTTGACCAGGtgttctcagtagtacaatgatccatgactactctaaagaatgtgtgatttaaaaaaaaaatctttccatacccatagaaaaaaaaatgagtgtgtcatgtgtctgaatacagattgatgtattctctctctctctctctctctctctctctctctctctctctctctttctctctctctctctctttgtctctttctcacttcttgtctgtttcacattctctttgtctctctctatttgtgtgtgtgtgtctctcttgctctctctcaatttatttttgtaatttttttcattaggtTGAgagatctcttttctttcacaacatgacttttatggaaatagtttgcataatttcacatatgttttcttaaaatgaattgGAGTGGGAATAATAGAGAGAATCTgtaactcaaaagttttaaaaacaaacacaaagattattttaaatgtaactgaggaaactattaaataaattattttttaaagattgttgcacaaaacttgaaataaataaatctgaagtaATTTCATTGTTTCCACCCAGAATTACATGtaatcacaaagggaaaaaaactgaaaaaaaatataaaagaataactCAAGTCATCACTACATCCTCTCTAGAACAAATCACTAACAACAGAATGTTGTGAGTAGCCTATGCTAAGCCCAATTTTTGAAGAGATAGGTTACCTTCCAAGGAAGATCGAGGTTTCTTGCAAGGTCTGATGTCTCCTTTACCTCAGAATGGAGCATTTGATGGAGAGCATGGGCCACTAAATACACTGCATTGTAAACATTTGGAATCAGTTTCATAAGGGCCATGTCAATATTCATGTAAGGTGAATCTCTAAAGGAAAGACTTTTTGGGCACAAAGGATAGAACATTTCTATATCACTTTTTTTGGAAAATCTACAATTAAAGACTGACTCCCAGAAAGATTTTAGGAAAATGTCCTCAGGGTTCACACTTGTATTCAGGCTTCTTACAAAATCTGTAAAACCAGGAATCTCCATCTGGGTATGAGAAAATAGTATTGTACCATGAAAAGGGGGAAACTCTTCAAAATCAGTATCAATGGAAATATCCCAAGAAGATGTGGTAATCAACAACTTCCCATAAAGTTTAAAAGATATCAATACACTGGAAAGTTCATGAAGGGAATCAGTATCTACATAGAAGAAAATCAcatttgatgatgatgaaataatcctagaaaatagTTCAAAATCTTCTGTGCCTCTAAAATTTTGGGGCACTCTTTCCTTAAAAGTCACACACAAATCATTCCGGTCCATCTCTTCTTTCAGATCATTGAAGAATCTGTCCCCTCTTGGATTATCAGAAAGAAACAGTCCTACCCATGTCCATTCAAAATGCAGCATCAATTGGATGAATGCCAGGTGAAGAGCAGATTCCTCTTTCCCCATCTGATATACATAAGGATACTGGTCTTTATCATTCAGTAGAACATCAAATGAACCATAGCTAATCTAAATGAAACAGAATGAAGACAATGAGTTCCTTCACTGTAGGAATTTGGC encodes:
- the LOC127541673 gene encoding vomeronasal type-2 receptor 26-like, which gives rise to MFKQYHYFLVLQYAVDEINKNPYLLPNITLGYQLLNNFHLEKLAVESSLIWLSGRGPIIPNYSCDKQSSSVAVIGGMSATLSMAMATILQLYKVPQLHHFLKSINSVNNASDEPCQDGVQPAAETYDILNYKSFPGQIETLVKVGEVYPLAQRFTIKEEDIDWPEDFHQTPISRCNLKCGPGFQKTALERQARCCYACNPCPEGTISNQKDAEKCLQCPEDQYPNRERDHCLPRTVTYLAYEEPLGMTLACVAICFSLFTVLVLGVFVKHRDTPIVKANNRSLSYTLLVSLSLCFLCSLLFIGHPTTATCLLRQTTFAIVFTVAVSSILAKTITVVLAFRATKPGNRLRRFLGSTASYSLIFTCTLIQMCLCGIWLGTYPPFLEMDIHSEPGSIIIQCNEGSLLIFYCVLGYMALLALASFTMAFLARNLPDTFNEAKFLTFSMLVFCSVWISFLPSYQSSKGKAIVALEVFAILTSSAGILVCIFAPKCFVILLRSEQNTLGILKKKVTS